In Pseudomonas asiatica, the following are encoded in one genomic region:
- a CDS encoding MlaD family protein — protein MEPRAHHVFIGLFVVLLGAIGIGFALWLSDTRSDHDYQYYRIMFDEPVTGLTPGSQVQYSGITIGEVVALSLSPRDPRRAIARVRINATIPVRQDTRAELVITGITGNAVIELSDGGPNVPLLDRREDEEPLILAPRSAMASLVSGEGNSMTTLNGILLRTQELLSKENLALVHRSLVNLEQTTGAVADQRAEIATLISNLTEASRESTAAVRQANSTLRDANLLLNNDGKQIMVNTRDATASLERAAFRVETLLQNNQESLNQGLAATGPAMHELQQALANLNTVLRRLDRNPAQYLLGGENIEETKP, from the coding sequence ATGGAACCACGTGCCCATCATGTATTCATTGGTCTGTTCGTCGTGCTGCTCGGTGCGATTGGTATTGGCTTCGCGCTTTGGCTCAGCGACACACGTTCCGACCACGATTACCAGTATTACCGGATTATGTTCGATGAGCCAGTGACCGGGCTTACGCCCGGCAGCCAGGTTCAGTACAGCGGAATCACGATTGGCGAAGTCGTTGCACTTTCTCTTTCACCGCGAGACCCAAGGCGGGCGATAGCGCGCGTACGCATCAATGCCACCATCCCGGTCCGGCAGGATACCCGCGCTGAATTGGTCATCACGGGAATTACCGGCAACGCGGTGATCGAGTTGAGCGACGGTGGGCCAAACGTGCCATTGCTGGATCGGAGAGAGGACGAGGAACCGTTGATCCTCGCACCACGTTCGGCGATGGCATCCCTGGTCTCCGGTGAGGGGAACAGCATGACGACACTCAACGGCATCTTGCTGCGCACGCAGGAGTTACTGTCGAAGGAGAATTTGGCTCTTGTGCACCGCAGTCTGGTGAATCTTGAACAGACCACGGGCGCGGTCGCTGACCAGAGGGCCGAGATCGCGACGTTAATCAGCAATCTGACCGAAGCAAGCAGAGAATCGACAGCTGCCGTGCGCCAAGCAAATAGCACTCTTCGCGATGCCAACCTGCTACTAAATAACGATGGTAAGCAAATCATGGTGAACACGCGTGATGCAACGGCATCCCTCGAACGCGCCGCTTTCAGGGTTGAGACGCTACTGCAAAACAATCAGGAATCGCTGAACCAGGGCTTGGCCGCCACAGGTCCTGCCATGCACGAACTCCAGCAGGCGCTGGCCAATCTAAACACCGTGCTGCGCCGACTGGATCGCAATCCGGCGCAATACCTGCTCGGTGGAGAGAACATTGAGGAAACCAAGCCGTGA